From Eptesicus fuscus isolate TK198812 chromosome 13, DD_ASM_mEF_20220401, whole genome shotgun sequence, the proteins below share one genomic window:
- the RCOR2 gene encoding REST corepressor 2 — MPSVMEKPSAGSGILSRSRAKTAPNGGQPHSEDDSSEEEHSHDSMIRVGTNYQAVIPECKPESPARYSNKELKGMLVWSPNHCVSDAKLDKYIAMAKEKHGYNIEQALGMLLWHKHDVEKSLADLANFTPFPDEWTVEDKVLFEQAFGFHGKCFQRIQQMLPDKLIPSLVKYYYSWKKTRSRTSVMDRQARRLGGRKDKEESDELEEGRGAVSEGEPDAGDPKREPLPSRPLNARPGPGKKEAQASQYRHHPLRTRRRPPKGMYLSPEGLTAVSGSPDLANLTLRGLDSQLISLKRQVQSMKQTNSSLRQALEGGIDPLRPPEVNTKFNSRWTTDEQLLAVQAIRRYGKDFGAIAEVIGNKTLTQVKTFFVSYRRRFNLEEVLQEWEAEQDGAPGAPVPMEEARRGAPLPAPALEEDDEVQITSVSTSVPRPVPPAPPPPPPPTSLSQPPPLLRPPLPTAPTLLRQPPPLQQGRFLQPRLAPNQPPPPLIRPAVAASRHSARPGPQPPPTLIGAPLEPPAPSL, encoded by the exons ACAGCATGATCCGCGTTGGAACCAATTACCAGGCCGTAATCCCCGAGTGCAAGCCTG agaGCCCGGCACGCTACAGCAACAAGGAGCTGAAGGGGATGCTCGTGTGGTCGCCCAACCACTGTGTGTCGGATGCCAAGC TTGACAAGTACATTGCAATGGCCAAGGAGAAGCATGGCTACAACATTGAGCAG gcactgggcatgCTCCTGTGGCATAAGCACGACGTGGAGAAGTCACTGGCCGACCTGGCCAACTTCACCCCCTTCCCTGATGAGTGGACCGTGGAGGACAAGGTGctgtttgaacaggcctttggcttccatggCAAGTGCTTCCAGCGGATCCAGCAGATG CTGCCCGACAAGCTGATCCCCAGCCTGGTGAAGTATTACTACTCTTGGAAGAAGACCCGGAGCCGGACCAGCGTGATGGACAGACAGGCCCGGCGGCTGGGGGGCCGGAAGGACAAAGAAGAGAG TGATGAGCTCGAAGAGGGACGAGGCGCTGTGAGTGAGGGAGAGCCCGATGCCGGGGACCCCAAGAGAGAG CCTCTGCCCTCTCGGCCTCTGAACGCCCGCCCAGGCCCCGggaagaaggaggcccaggcgtCTCAGTATCGCCACCACCCACTGAGGACGCGGCGGCGCCCccccaagggcatgtacctgagccCCGAGGGCCTCACCGCCGTGTCGGGAAGCCCAGACCTTGCCAACCTCACGCTTCGAGGCCTTGATTCCCAGCTCATCTCCCTCAAGCGTCAG GTGCAAAGCATGAAGCAGACCAACAGCAGCCTCCGCCAAGCCCTGGAGGGCGGCATTGACCCGCTCCGCCCCCCTGAG GTCAACACCAAGTTCAACTCCCGCTGGACCACAGATGAGCAGCTTCTGGCTGTACAAG CCATCCGCAGGTACGGCAAAGACTTCGGGGCTATTGCAGAGGTGATTGGGAACAAGACTCTGACCCAGGTGAAGACCTTTTTTGTGAGCTACCGGCGCCGCTTCAATCTGGAGGAGGTGCTGCAGGAATGGGAGGCTGAGCAGGATGGGGCCCCTGGAGCCCCGGTCCCCATGGAGGAGGCTAGGAGAGGGGCCCCCTTGCCGGCCCCGGCCCTAGAGGAAGATGACGAG gTCCAGATCACATCTGTCTCAACATCTGTGCCCCGACCCGTGCCCCCTGcgccaccccctcctccacctcccacctcacTGTCCCAGCCGCCCCCACTGCTGAGGCCACCTTTGCCCACGGCTCCTACCCTGCTTCGCCAGCCACCCCCACTACAGCAGGGCCGCTTCCTCCAGCCCCGGCTGGCCCCCAACCAGCCCCCCCCACCTCTTATCCGCCCAGCTGTGGCTGCCTCCCGCCACAGTGCCCgccctggccctcagcccccacccaccctgattGGAGCCCCGCTGGAGCCTCCAGCCCCCTCGCTCTGA